GATTCGGGCGGCTCTTCTAATTTCGGGATGTACTTGCCTTAAATTAAGGTTTTATTTTTTACTTTTATGATTGAAAAGGAGATCCTTCACATCGATCATTAATTAACAGGCCAGCATGTATTCATTTGATTTCCAAAAAAGAGTTAGATACGGAGAAACCGACCAGATGGGATATTTGTATTATGGGAATTATGCCCAGTTTTATGAAATCGGTCGTGTGGAGATGCTGCGCTCCCTGGGATTTACGTATAAAGCCCTCGAAGAAGAACATCATGTTTTTATGCCGGTGGTATCAATGCAAGTCAAATACCTTCGGCCTGCCTTTTATGACGAGCTATTGAACATTCGTACCACACTTCGGGAATTACCGGATAAATACATTACCTTTCATATGGAAATTTTCAAGGAGAACGGAAAGTTATGTAATGCAGGAAGTGTTAAGTTGTGTTTTGTGGACAAAATGACGATGAAGACCATTCCTCCCCCTGAAATCATGCTCAAAAAATTGAGACCGCATTTTGAAAAAAATTAGTTTGGCACGAATTCAGGAATTTTGGAATAATATTCCCGAACTCCCGGTGGTACGCGGTCTGATCGCGTGGTCCAAGGAACGGTCATTGCCCGGATTCTTCAAAATCCCCATTTACGATGTAACGGTTTTCGTATTCAACGAGATCAGGCGGTTTGATTTGTTTACCCGGGCCAATTCTATAGCTTACAGTTTTTTCATTTCTCTTTTTCCTTCTTTGCTGACCTTATTCACCCTCCTCCCCTTTTTAAATCGCTACCTGCTGCGGTTTATCACAAAAGGCGACAACTTTAACCAGGTACTTCAAACCGAAATTCACAAGATAATGCCTGGTTCTGTTGGGGATCAGCTTTTTCTTTTCATCAAGGATATTACGGAAGTGGAGCGGGTCGGCATGCTTTCTTTCGGGTTTCTGCTGTCGATTTTTTTCTCCTCTAATGGCATGCTCGCCATGATGCGCGGGTTTGAAAAAAGTTATTCAAAAACTTTTAAAAATCGTTCGGTCATTCGAAAAAGATTGGTTGCCATTGGGTTAACCGGTTTGTTGAGTTTCCTGCTCATCGCCTCCATTGTATTCATCATCCTTGGAAAGTCAATTATCGGATGGCTTTCGGGTTATATCGCTCTCGCCGGCTTTTCGACCGTCGGGGTGGATATTTTAAGGTGGCTGGCCATTATCTTTTTATTTTATTTCGGCATCTCGGTTATTTATCGTTACGGGGCTTCCACCTACCGCCGGTTCAGTTTTTTCTCCGCAGGAGCTACTCTAGCTACCGTACTTTCCCTGCTTGCCTCCCTGGCTTTCTCCTTTTACGTGGATGACCTGGGGCGCGCAAGCACCTACAATAAATTTTACGGATCCATTGCAACGCTTATCATTCTGATGTTATGGATACAGTTCAACTCACTGATCATTCTCATCGGCTATGAACTCAATGCCAGCATTGCGGTTAATCGCGACCTTATACCTAAAATTGAGGAGGAGGAATCCATTGATTAACGCAGGTGGCGATGCAACTTGGATCAATTAAATAATTTTTTGGCATTTCAAAAGTCGAATTCCCTGAGTGGATTCCTGTTTTGTCGGCAAAGAATGCCTAATGCAAATATCTTCCGACCTACAAATAAAAAAATTTATCTTGCGTTTGAATAAATGATTCACGGTTTTAATCAATTAAGCAATGAACTTAAATTTACGAAGCTTTCTCACTCTTTTTATATCAATCATCCTTACCCAGGCTGCTCTTGGCCAAAAATACAGCAACGAATTTTTGAGTATTGGCGTCGGAGCGAATGCTCTTGGCCTGGGCAATGCTGTGGTGGCTAATACGGCTGATGTAACTTCAGGATACTGGAATCCTGCCGGACTTGCCGGTATTTCGGCGGACGAAGGCGTTTTGTTGGGCGCCATGCACTCGGAATGGTTTGCCGGAATCACCAAAATGGATTTTATCGGTTTTAGCCTGCCCATGGCTCAGCCGGACAGAAGAATGGGCTTTTCCGTCATTCGTTTTGGTGTGGACGGAATTCCCAATACACTGAGTCTTTACAATAGTGACGGCACCGTAAATTTTGATAATGTGACAGAATTTTCGGCAGCGGATTATGCTTTCCTTTTTTCCTATGGTCAAAAAATGAAAGTCAAAAAAGGAACGCTGCAAATGGGGGCCAACCTGAAAATAGTGCACAGAAAAATAGGTCCTTTTGCCAATTCATGGGGTTTCGGATTGGATTTTGGGGCCCAGTACCAGATCAATAAATGGAAATTAGGCCTGATGGCCAGCGATGTCACCACCACCTTCAATGCCTGGAGTTTCAGCTTTACTGACGACCAGAAAGACGTCCTTGAAGCATCCGGTGGCGAGGTGCCCATCAAAAGTCTTGAAATCACCAAACCCCATCTTACCCTTGGCGTTAGCCGCAGTTTTGAGGTCAAAGAAATATCCCTGCGCCCGGAGCTGGATATTTTTGTTACCACAGACGGAAGAAGAAACACCCTTCTTTCTGCCAACCCTTTCAGTATTGATCTTTCCCTGGGACTGGAAGCCGGGTACCACGATTTCCTGTTCCTGCGTGCCGGTGTCAGCCAGTTTCAAAAGCAGGAAAATTTTGACAACTCGGAAACCCTGGTCGTCAGACCTTCTTTGGGAGTGGGCCTTAAATTGGGCAAGTTAACCGTTGATTACGCTTATACCAACCCCAGTGACGGGCAAAACCGGTTTGCCCATATTGTTTCGTTGCAGTATAATGTAAGGCCGAAGGGGAAGTAAGCCATTAAGGCTCTACTTATTTATCACCTTCACTTTCTTCAACTCATTATTTCCATTAAAAACCGGAAAATACATCAGTTCCACCTTAGCTGGGTTTAAGGTGTAAATACCTGAATACCTTGGCATTAAATCGATTTCGAATACATAATTTCCTCTTGGCAGGTCTTCACAAAAAATGGCCGTTTCATTTTTGAAATGCTCCCGGTGAGACTCCATCCATGTTTTATGACTTTTATCGCCATAGGAGCATCCGGCCGGTATCGGCACATTGATCATTACATAGGATGCATCCTTTTTCACCTCCAGGTTTACGACCAATTTCGCCGAATTTCCTGCACTCAACACACCGGGAGTATCCGTATCAAATTTGGTGTCAATCACAAAGTCTCCCATTTTCTCTGTTGGAGTGCTTTCCCAATAACTCTGAGCACTTGAAAAATATACCGGAAAATTTCCGGATTTGGTTATTTCAATTTCCTGGTCGGGATCAACGGTCATGGAAAACGGGAACGTTTTGACCTGTTTTTTCACCGCTCCGTTGATGGTAAGATCAGGAGGCGCCAACGCCTTTTTTGTTCCAAGGAAATCGGGCAAAATCGTTTCAACGATCTTTGCGGATTCATAAGTATTTCCCCAACGACCGCGGCTCCTTTTTTCCAAAAAGTAATTACGCATCTTACTCAAAATTTCATCATGGCTGACCGAATCTGCTTTCAATATTTTATAGGCTAACAGTGTATTTTGAAGCTCATTCACCAGCAAGCCGGAAGTTGCGTTTTGCTCTCCGAAATAAACATTTCCAAACAGGGTATTTTGCTGATAATGATCAAGCGTATCCAAATTGTACTCCAGGTGGTAAAGTTGTTTCAAATGTAAAATCTGTAACAAACCATTCAACCTTAAATGGGGTTGTTTTTCGAGATCTGCAATGTAAATATCAGGGGCGATGGCCGCCTTAAGCACATTTAAAATTTTGAGAATTCTCACCCGGTTATAAAAATCCGTATCGGTTTCAAGTTCCCAAACAAGATGTTCGCTTAGTTGATTTTTGTTGACCCCTACACGGTAACCCTGCCTTGCGGCCTCAGTCAGGGCTTCCAGCACATGCAGACTGATCCATTTATTATCCTTACTATCCTTCCACCAACCCCAAAGGTTATTTTCATTCTGGTTCTTTTCCAATAAGCCAATAATTTTTACAATTTCTTTTTCCTTATCGAACATTTTCCCCTGGTCCCGGGTGATGCTTTTCCAGGCAAGCAGTGCTTTTAGTTTGGAAGCCAACTGCTCGTTACAGCTATATTTGTATTCGATCAGGTAATGAATTTCATTCTCGATCACATGCAGCACATTAGCGGTAGCCGTCAAATTGACCTTACCTAATGCAGGGTCAAATTCCAGTTTCACAGTAGTATCTTTATCCAGCACGTAGAACTTACCCTCCGTTTTTTCAAGGCCCGCCGGAAATACCGGGATTTGCCTTTGCTCACCATCAAAATATCCGTCTGTCTTTTCCAGAAAATATTTAATGGAAAGGGTATCAGGCCCAGCCACCAATAACAATGTATCAATGCTTGCGTTTTGGACAAACTGAGATTCCATTGACAGGCTTTGATCATTCACCTCAAAATGAGTAGTGACTTCGACAGAATCCACAGTATAATTAAGGGTTTTACCAATGGCATAAGTTGTATCGCCCTGTACCAAAAACCTGGGCACTGCCAATTGTGCCATCAGTGGTTTATAGGATTTTATCTGTTCGGAGGTCTGTCCTGATTGCCTTCTACCATTCATGGCCAGGTAGTGGGTATCCCAACTGGTTACATCATCAGGAAAAGTGACCGTAAAACTCGCCTTGCCTTCTATATCTGTTACCAGGCGAGGCTGCCAGAAAGCATAATCGGAAAAATTATTTCTGATAGAACTCGCTTTTGAAACGGATTCCAAAAAAGTATCATCGTAATGGGCGCCCTTATTTTCCAAAGACATCGTTGTTCTTATCGCTCCGTTTTTTGATTGGATGAGCACAACGCCATTGACGGCTCTGCTTCCATAAATAGCTATTGCTTCAGCACCTCTGATCACTTCCATCTTTTCAATCAAGGCGGGATCAATAGCGGTAATATCTCCGGTGAATACAGCTCCGTCAATGATGTACAGCGGTTGTTTATCAAACTTCAGGGTTTGTGCGCCCCGTATTGAAATTTCTACGCCTCCCCCGGGTTGGATATTTTCCGAAATCACCGTTATTCCAGCGACTTTCCCAGCCAGGCTATTAAACATCCTTCCTTCAATAGCTGGGATGCCACCCAATAAATTTTGTGACTCAACAATTGACCCAGCCACTGACATGTTTTGTTTGATCATAGGCAATGCAGAAGCCGAAACCACAACCTCATCCAAAAGAACAGCCCCCTCAGCCATCCCCAGGTTAACCAGCCCACTTTGATCTACCCTTACATTTTGAGATTGAAAACCAGTATAAGAAAAAACCAACTCGTCTTTGTCCGTAGGAACGTTTATGGCGTAATGGCCGTTGACATCCGTAATGGTTCCATATGAAGTGCCTTTAACCACGACGGTAACCCCTATCATGGGTTCTCCTGACTCTTCGTCAAAGACATATCCTTCAATAAGATCCCCAATGCCGGTGAATTTAAATTCCTCCCGGTGAAGATCCTGGATCTTTTCGAGCTCACTTCTGTCAGGGTAATAATAGCCGTGTTTGAACAGGTGCTCCTTGATTATTTCGTCTACCTGCTCACTGAAAGCATCTTTTTTTAATATCTCCGGTTGATCGGCTTCAAAATAATTCAGTCCGTCCGGTTGAATGTAAATGGAGTCCTGAATGTGATATCTTCCTTCCGGATAAATAAAAATCAATTTGTAATAACCTTCCTGCAATCCATGAATAAGCGTCGTTTTACCAGAATAGATCCTTAAGAAATCAGGATGGTCATACTGAAATACCAACATATCCAGGGGCGTATTTTGGATGAGGATTTGCGTTTTGTTGAGTTTTATCAACAGCCGACCCTCTCCTGAAAAAGAAGCATTAGGGTAGAAGTTTCTTACCGTGTTGTATCTTTTTGTATTAAGAAAATCCTGCCATTGTTTTTTAATACTCTCCCGGGTAAGCGCAACATCTTCCAGGGAAGTTTTTAAAGGAAACCGGTCTAATTTATCAGGGTATTGCCTTAATTCAAGGCTCCGCATTTTTAACAATTGAGGGGAAAATTCATACGTAAAAAACGGCTCGTGTTTAAACGAAGTAGAAAAGCCGTCCATTAAATAAAAAGTCCAGTTTCCGGCAACCGGCCCGGCAAGATAGGCTTTATCCCAAACCAGATATTGAGGTTTGAGCAATTGAATATTTTCTCCCTGATCGATATAGGCCAATTGATCACCAAAGGAATAGGAATAAGGGAAAATATATTTATATAAAATTTCCTTTTCAAAGCCGCTCAAAGCCGGTTCAGCCTTTTCAATGCTTACATTTTTTATTCGGGTATCTGTGTTCAAGCTGAAAATCAGCTTTTTGCCTTCAGGACAATAAAGACTATCAATGGTGAATTGCCGGGAATTGGTTCTCAGTTTCACCTGGTGATACCCGCTTTTTACCCTGAATGAGTAAGGCTGGGTATTCGTTGACCAACTGAAATAAACGGGTTTGGTGTCCACATAAATCACATGAACAGGTTCCAATGCTCCGTTGTTAACAACAAAAGGGGCAAATTGGGTCAATTTATCCTCTGTTATATATTCAAATCGGTAAATGCCCTTACCTGGATAAATGAATTTATAATATTCAATGGAATCAAGCCCCGATAATTGTTTCCAGGCCTCGTAATCCAAAGGCAACCCCTGAAAATTTTCAGAGCGCTCTTCTTCGAATTGAAAATTATTAATAACGGTCTTGTTTTTTCGCTGCTTTCCCAGATAGGGCACCGTGGGGGCTGTATAATCGAATTTACTGGTTAGACCATATGCGGTCAAATCGACCCCCTCTACGGGTTTTCCTTTTGCATCCGTCACCAAAATATCCACCGGGGATTGCTGACCGGGATAAACCAATTTGGGTTGTTGAACCGCAATTTTCAATTGTTTGTCAAAATAAGGAATGCGGTAGTCTTCCTCTATTATTTCCCCTCCCCAAAGATAACGGAGGGAAATAAAATAGTTTTTGCTGGAAGTGCCTCGCTTATAAAAATCCAAAGTTTCCCCATAGCCGGTCGAAACCAGCTTATTCTTTTTATAGATGCTGTAACTGAAGGGAATTTTCCTTGGATTTTCCACCAAAATGATCAGCGAATCTGCGGACCTGTCCGAAAAACACCTCAACAAAGAAGATTCGTTTGATAAATCAAAGTCCTTGGTCAGGTCATCCGTCTCTGCAGAATAGAGTAAATAATATGGACTCATTTTGAGGGTACAAGGGGGGTGGCCTGAGTAAACAAGACTCTTGTTTCCAAAATTATCCACTCCAAATATTTCAACCATTTTATCTGTTTCCAAACCATTTTCCCTCAAGCTGAAACGCAAGGAATCCGTGAACAATTCAATGTCAAAATCTTCTGACTGATGAAAAAACCGGAGTCTTTTGGTTTCAGAAACCACCTCATTATCTGCCGTTAACAGCCTGACCGAAACATTATAGTTTATATTCACCCTGGGAAAGATAGAATCGGGAATTATTATTTCGGTATTCCCTGTGGGTTCGAGTTTTTGTTCATGAAAAAGCAAGGTATCGGGAACGAATAATTGGGGTTCAAAATATTTTAAAATGGCCTGGGGAGTTACCATGATTTCCAGTCTGCCATCCATCAGATTCAGATCATTTTCATCCGTTCCCCTGACGAACAGCTTTAGATCTCTGTTCCTGAATTGCTGGTCAGTGTCTGTCCATAACTCCAGGTTTACCTTTGAAAGTTCATAGTCTTCATACTTGAAATTTCCCTTGATATAAGTTCTGCTTCCATGGAGTTCCAATCCAACAGAATAGGATCGGTCAAGCTTCATCTGCATGGAATCGTGGAGCACAAATTCATAATTATATCCTCCTGCCGTGTAGGGTTTGAGTTGTGCCAAATTAATGCGTGTTCCCCATCCACTAAGTACTGCATTGACTACCCCGTCAATGGGTTTGCCCTTTTTGTTGACCACAAAGGCTTTGAACTTTACCGTATCCCCTGGTAAGTATTTAGGTTTATTAAATACAAAGTACCCCTTATGGCTGTTTCCGAAAAACCGCTCGTCGAATTTTTCACATTGATAATCATCAAAAATACAGGCGACCTTTAAATAAGATTTTTCGAAGAAAGTTTTACTCCTGTTAATAGCCCCAACCGGCCACCTCTGCTTAATGGACCGAATACCATCAATCGGCAGATGAATGATAAAATTCACCGGGCGCCATACGTATTTTAATGGCGTACTGTACACCACTTTCCTGGCCACTCTTTCAGGAACGGAATTATTGTAATCTCTTTCAAGGTGGTAAAAGGTCGTAAAACCATTATGGGCTACTTTGAGCAGTCCTTTTTGATTGGATTTTTTGTCAATATAAGCCTGCCTCGTTGGATCAAACCGCAATTTTTTCCAGCGAATCCGCAAATCTGCATCCTCAATAACATTCCCTTCCGGGTTGAAAACCTGGACAACAAGGTCTGTGTTGTTGTTCAAAATAAAAACATCAAAATCCTGAACCGTTGTAATGGAAAACTTTTGCCGATTCTTTTCGGCATAGGTTTTTAAATAATGCCCTTGTGGCAAATTGCCCGAATACAGGCTGCCCGTAACAAAAGAATCCACCAGGGTATGAAAGAAGGAAGTGTCCACTTCATAAATGCTTTTTTTGTAAATGGCTTTGGCTTCCCGATCATTGATCTTGTAGATATAGGTATAATAACTGGCCTGCCGGCTTTCCAGAAGATTCTGGCCGTTGACGTTGCGATAAAAGAAGCAAAAAAGACCCGCAAAAAAGGCCATTAGAAGGTGCTGGTACCGCTTCATCTTTTTGAGGTTTAAAGGAAGGACACCCGGCATTTTATTTTGCCGAACTTCCCAATTTTATTTTATAATCCCGTTCACAAGTTAAGTTTTCCAGGGGAATCCTCCCAATAATATTTTCGGAATACAGTGCAAAATCATTGATAAATACCCCACCAGGGCCTTTCAACTTTCCTATTTCATTTCGAATTCACAACCTCCTATTGCGGCAAGTTTATAGGAACTCCCTTTTTTTATATAAAGTAATGCAGAACTGTGATGTTTTTTATTCCCGTTAGTTTCATAATCAAACTCTATAGAGACATCAGTCATCCCCTGCAGACCAATATCAACAATTTCACCAACCAGAACATTGGTGATTGTTGATCCTCTCGGAATGCTATCGCAAATCCCTGTTGCCATTTTGGAGGTTACGTCACCGATAATCTGATCGTTAAACGAAGTTCCTTCGCATTGGAATAGAAAAAAACTTATTAGGCCAATTATTAAAACCCTAAATTTTATATTGTTCATTTTTATTTTTTAATTTTTTGAGTAGGCTGAATTTTGTGGCTCAAACATTTCGGCTAAAATACCTTTCAAATGAGAGGCTGACATTTCCATTGTTTTTGCCATTTCATTGATCAATATCATTTCAGATTCATCAATACTACCATCTGCTGCTGCAACCGAAACGGCACATTTGATAATGATTTCCTTCCCATGTTCATTCAGTGAAGGGGTAACCCTTTTCAAATAGGTAGTAATATCTTCCGGGTTCTTTTGAACCTTTTCTACATAATCCGAAAGTTGGCCAAGAGTGATGTCATGGTGCCCAAATTTATTGATGATCTTTTGAACCACCAACATTTCATTTTCATCAATTACGCCATCTGCCAACATGATAAGCACCATACTGTGTTTCATGGCTTTTTCATACTCCGACTGAAAATCATTTTGATGGTTACTTTTACTATAATCCAGTACTCTTGGAATAAAGGTTCCCTTGCAACCCTGGCATTCTACAAATTCGCCAGCACTGCCCAACGGAATAAGAGGAATAAAATAAAGGGTAAAAAAACGGGTTACTTTTTTGTGCTTGTACTTTTGATTGTTGGCACACTGCGGGCATAAAAACTGCCCTTCTTTAATGGTGGATTTTACACCTCTTGTTCCAAAAATGATCATAACATGTATTTTAAAATTGATTAATTGTTTAGGTTAGGAACACACCAATGCACCAAAAAATTATTGTCCCACCAAAACGGAAGACAGATTTAATGATCCTGCAGTATGTTAACCTACCTTAGTTGAAAAATGAGTGAGAAAAGAAAAAGAAAGGTGTTTGTTTTCATTCGATTTCTTTTGCTGGCCGAAAAATACAAATTTTATTCTAAAGAAACAAGAAGGTCTTATTAAAGCATACTTCGCGTTCGATTTCACTCCCGGAAACTTTCCACCAACTCAAATGGCAACATACCATAATTGACACCGGACATATTGCTGATGATGACCACCACAATTTCCTGTTCCGGGTCAAATACAAAAGCCGTGGAGCCTCCGACAGAACCGCCCCCGTGTCCGTAAAATTTGGTGCCGTCTTCCATTGGGTAAATCGCCCATCCAATCCCGTAATTGGTCAACTCACCGGAAGAAGTCTTTTGTGAAGTAAAAAATACATCCATCGTCTCCTTGTCCAGGTACCCGGGTTTCATTTGTGCCTGGGCAAACTTTATGATGTCTTCAGAGGTGGAAAGAAATCCGCCCCCGGCCCATTTACAGCTATTATCCACGTAAGGAGCATTTACCAGCTTGCCCGACGAGTCTTTCTGGTAAAAACGCGTCCGTCCTTCAATGATCTGTTCGTTTTTATCAGGAACGGTGTTGATCATTCCCAGGGTATCAAAAACCACCCTGCTCATAAACGATAAAAATTCCTCCCCTGCTGCAGATTCAATGGCTGCACTCACCAGATTCCATCCATAACTTGAATAGACATAAGCGGTGCCGGGTTCATTGATCAGCGGGTCATCCTTGAAAATATCAAGCGCTTCCAATACACTGTTGTATTTTTTGGCACTCAGGAACTCAGAGTTCTTGTAATGACGGATACCGCCCAGGTGCCCTCCGACTTCCCGAACGGTAATTTCATATTGCTTCAGTGGAAAAGAAGGAACATAAACCTGGATCGCCGTATCGATATCGATCATGTTATGCTCATATAAAACGGCCAGTGCGGCGGCGGAAAATGATTTGGACACACTGCCTATCCTGAATTTGGAATGAGCAGGATCCACGGGAACTTTATTCTCGAGATCCGCATATCCAAACCCTTCTGAAAGCAAAATTTTTCCTCTTTTGGCAATAGTCACACTGAGGCCGGGTAATTCATTGGCATTAAAAAAAGACTCCACTTTTATCCGGGCCTGTTCAATGGCCAGAGAATCCTGGGCGAAAAGGGAGCCCAACAGGAATATAAAAAAAGTAAATGCGAAAAATCGTTTCATGGTAAATTTTTAAGGACAAAAGAACTAAAAAACTAAAGATAAAAAAAGGCACAGCATCCTCCATGGACCTGCGCCTTTATTTTTAGCGTATTTGGAGTCCGGCCAGCCCGAACTTAGATTGCGTCAATAATAGCATTCAAAGTAGCACTTGGCCTCATAGCATCCTCCGCTTTGGCAGGACTAGGATAATAGTAACCATCGATGTCCATAGCCGCACCTTGAACGGCGTTTAACTCCCCGACGATTTTTGCTTCGTTGCGAGCCAAAGCATCCGCAACAGGAGCAAATTTAGCCCGTAAATCCGCATCAGCTGTTTGCTTAGCCAGTTCTTGTGCCCAGTACAACGCCAAGTAGAAATGACTGCCCCTGTTGTCTATCTCTTTTACTTTTCTCGATGGAGACTTACCATTCTGAAGTAAAGAAACTGTAGCGTTATCCAATGCGTCAGCCAATACTTTTGCTTTAGGATTGTTGTTCCGCTCTGCTTCGTGTTCAAAAGAAACAGCTAAGGCCAGGAATTCACCTAAAGAATCCCATCTTAAGTGGTTTTCTTTGTTGAACTGTTGTACATGCTTAGGAGCAGATCCCCCCGCACCCGTTTCAAATAAACCACCACCATTCATCAATGGAACGATAGACAACATCTTTGCACTGGTCCCTAACTCCAGGATAGGGAAAAGATCTGTGTTGTAGTCTCTCAATACATTACCCGTAACAGAAATCGTATCCTGACCATCTTTCATTCGTTTGACAGAAACTTTAGCAGCCTCTTCGGGAGGAAGGATTCTGATGTCTAAACCAGTAGTATCGTGATTTAGTAAATAAGTTTTTACTTTTTTGATTAATTGAGCATCATGCGCTCTGTTTTCATCCAACCAGAAGATCGTAGGAGCACCCGTTGCCTTTGCTCTATTGACAGCCAATTTAACCCAATCCTGAATAGGAAGGTCTTTTACCTGGCACATTCTCCAGATATCCCCTTCTTCAACCTCATGCTCGATCAATACAGTGCCCGTATTATCAACCACTTGTACTTTACCTGACGCAGGAATTTCGAATGTCTTATCATGCGAACCATATTCCTCCGCTTGCTGAGCCATTAAACCAACATTAGGGACAGTACCCATTGTTCTGGGGTCAAAAGCACCATTTTCTTTACAGAAGTCAATCGTTGCCTGGTAAATGCCCGCGTAAGCACTATCAGGAATTACGGCTTTAGTATCTTGAGACTTCCCGTCTTTGTTCCACATTTGACCAGAGTTTCTGATCATAGCAGGCATTGAAGCATCAATGATCACGTCACTTGGTACGTGCAGGTTCGTAATCCCTTTGTCTGAATCAACCATTGCCAGATCCGGACCTTCGGCTAAACATTTTTGTATTTCAGCTTCCACCCCTGTTTTCACAGCAGGAGAAAGCTTATCTAAGTTACCCAAAAGGTTCCCCAGACCATTGTTTACATTGATGCCGGCTTCGTCCAGTTCTTTTCCATATTTTTCGAAAACAGACTTGAAAAATACTTTTACACCATGACCGAAAATGATCGGGTCAGAAACCTTCATCATTGTAGCCTTCATGTGCAGGGAGAATAATACCCCTTTGGCTTTAGCATCTGCGATTTGTTCTTCCAGGAAAGCAACCAATGCTTTTTTGCTCATGAATGTACCATCGATAATCTCCCCCTCAAGAACAGGAACAGATTCTTTTAAGACCGTTGTACCGTTAGCACCCAATAATTGTATTTTTACGCTCCCTGCCTGTGCGATGGTTACTGATTTTTCATTGGAAAAAAAATCTCCTGATTCCATAGTAGATACATGAGTAGCAGAGTCCGCAGACCATTTACCCATAGAGTGTGGATTTTGCCTGGCATAAGCCTTGACCGGCTTAGGGGCTCTTCTGTCTGAGTTACCTTCTCTTAAGACAGGATTTACAGCACTACCTTTTATTTTGTCGTAAATTGCTTTTATGTTTTTTTCTTCATCATTAGCAGGCGTGTCGGGATAGTTGGGCACCGGAAACCCATCACCTTGCAACTCTTCGATAGCTGCTTTTAGCTGAGGCGAAGAAGCTGAAATGTTCGGCAATTTGATGATGTTTGCTTCTGGCTTCTTAACTAATTCACCCAATTCAGCCAATGCATCGGCTACTTGTTGTGCCGGTTTCAAATAAGAAGAAAAGTTAGCAAGGATTCTGCCTGCAAGGGAAATATCTTTTGTTTCCATTTCAATTCCACATTGTCTGGCAAATGCCTGAACAATAGGAAAAAGAGATTTTGTTGCTAAAGCTGGAGCTTCGTCAGTATCCGTATAAATAATCTTAGAAGACATGTGTTATTGTTTAAAAACCGAAGGATCGGTCATAGTGAACGATAATTTGTTTGAGTCGCCAAATATACCATTTTGAATGAAATTTCTTCAACTAAATGCCTTTGAATCTTATATAGGAAATGTAAAATTTAAAATGATAAATTTAAAATTTAAAATTACTGATTTTGAGTGATTTCCAAGATTAAGGGATGGTTCAAAAATAAATTTACATTTTACTGCGCTGACTCCACTTAGGGCCGGAGCGGAGGTGTGGCAAAAGTGTAAATTTATTTTTACCGCGTTA
This sequence is a window from Lewinellaceae bacterium. Protein-coding genes within it:
- a CDS encoding acyl-CoA thioesterase, with amino-acid sequence MYSFDFQKRVRYGETDQMGYLYYGNYAQFYEIGRVEMLRSLGFTYKALEEEHHVFMPVVSMQVKYLRPAFYDELLNIRTTLRELPDKYITFHMEIFKENGKLCNAGSVKLCFVDKMTMKTIPPPEIMLKKLRPHFEKN
- a CDS encoding YihY/virulence factor BrkB family protein, translating into MSLARIQEFWNNIPELPVVRGLIAWSKERSLPGFFKIPIYDVTVFVFNEIRRFDLFTRANSIAYSFFISLFPSLLTLFTLLPFLNRYLLRFITKGDNFNQVLQTEIHKIMPGSVGDQLFLFIKDITEVERVGMLSFGFLLSIFFSSNGMLAMMRGFEKSYSKTFKNRSVIRKRLVAIGLTGLLSFLLIASIVFIILGKSIIGWLSGYIALAGFSTVGVDILRWLAIIFLFYFGISVIYRYGASTYRRFSFFSAGATLATVLSLLASLAFSFYVDDLGRASTYNKFYGSIATLIILMLWIQFNSLIILIGYELNASIAVNRDLIPKIEEEESID
- a CDS encoding PorV/PorQ family protein — encoded protein: MNLNLRSFLTLFISIILTQAALGQKYSNEFLSIGVGANALGLGNAVVANTADVTSGYWNPAGLAGISADEGVLLGAMHSEWFAGITKMDFIGFSLPMAQPDRRMGFSVIRFGVDGIPNTLSLYNSDGTVNFDNVTEFSAADYAFLFSYGQKMKVKKGTLQMGANLKIVHRKIGPFANSWGFGLDFGAQYQINKWKLGLMASDVTTTFNAWSFSFTDDQKDVLEASGGEVPIKSLEITKPHLTLGVSRSFEVKEISLRPELDIFVTTDGRRNTLLSANPFSIDLSLGLEAGYHDFLFLRAGVSQFQKQENFDNSETLVVRPSLGVGLKLGKLTVDYAYTNPSDGQNRFAHIVSLQYNVRPKGK